Below is a genomic region from Astatotilapia calliptera chromosome 13, fAstCal1.2, whole genome shotgun sequence.
GACTTTCTTGGCAGTTAGGACCTCACTGGACATGTTTGCTGATCCCAgtgtgtttataaaaaaaaaaaaaaaaaaaaaagcacgcacacacacgcaaaaatCACATAAAAATCACTTAGGGAAAATTCAGCAGCACTGTTGCTTCTGTGGCCTGAGGCTGAGGCACAGATAACTGTCTGTCTGCTTGCACAACAAACCCCAACCCCCACATGTTAAGAACCTTCAGCACCCAGGTGACAGGGAGAGTGACATCAATGTCTCGCATCAAAGTAAAACCAAAACTAGttatatatgtttgtttttttttcgaCAATGTGAACAGTTTTGGctgttcttttattgtttcAGTGCTGTCCTACTTGCCTCAGGTTGTGTCACATGTTGAGGCATATTGTTCTAATGGAGGGGATTGTTGAAGTAAAAATTCTCAGGGTTTAGCACGACTGTATCATCTTTGCTGTATAAAGCTTAACAAGATCCACAGCTATTTAtacactgtttcttttttctctcgtttATTTTAGGACCGGGCTATTTTGTCTACCAGACTTCACAACAAAACTCGGGGACTGCCAAGAATCTAAACCTGCTTCTGAAATCCAAGAAGTTCTGAGCGAGGACTCGGTTTCCAAATCTCCCAGCCAGGTTTCACACAGACCAAAGGATGAAAACACTCTCCCTGAAAGCAGCATACCTACACCTCCTCTACCCTGCCCCGTTCCCACACCAGTGCCAGCTGGACAGACTCCTTATCCTCCTTATTTTGAAGGAGCCCCCTTCCCCCAGCCCTTATGGGTGcgccacacctacagccaatggGTACCTCAACCCCCTCCACGACCAAtcaagagaaagaagaggcgaaCGCGAGAGCCCGGCCGTATGACCATAAGTACTATCCGTCTGCGGCCTCGGCAGGTACTGTGTGAAAAGTGCAAGAACACGCTAAATAGTGACGAGGACAGCAAAGATGGCATGAGCAACACCAAGACCTCTAGAAAAGAAAATTCACTACAAAGTGACGATGACGGCTACGACAAGGATACTCCTAATAAGTTGTCAAGAAAAGAGGACACAGTCACAGCCAAGGACACTAAAAGACGGGAAAATGGCACCAGCCTTGATAGTAAGCGTCTCAGAAAGGACAAAAGGTGCGAGGCTGATGGGGAGAAGTACCCTGGAACTGATGTTATTCCACACAGTCCCGTCATAAAGATCTCCTACAGCACTCCACAGGGCAAGGGGGAGGTTATGAAGATCCCGGCGCGAGTCCACGGTTCAGTCAAACCATTCTGCCCCAAACAGCTGGTGCAGAATGGCGTGGGGGAAAACGACAAGGCAACTTCTGATGCCACCAAGGAACAGCGGCACATTCTAGATGCCACAAGGTCTGGCCTCACTGTGTCCATTCCCAAACTCAAACTAACAAGACCTTTTGCAAATGTAGGTCAGGACACACCTTCTCCAAAGATCCGTTTGAGACCCCCTCAGAGGGACACTGAGGAGAGCGTGGTTGAGTATGATGCGGAACTTCTTGGAGGCACCAGGAGACGGAGCCCTAGGGGGCCCGGGCCGTGCCTCCCACACTCCGAAGACTCAGGAGAAGGCAAGAACTCTCTGGAATTGTGGTCAGGGAGTTCAGGTGAGGAGGTGGATCGCGGCCACAGTGACCTCACCCTTCTCATTAACTTCCGTAAACGTAAAGCGGATTCTTCTAGTTTGTCGGTGTGCAGTAGCGACAGCCTGGACGAGTCAAAGTCCTTCAGCTCGGACGGCACCTCACCAGAGCTGTGCGATCTGGCGCCTGGTGAAGACCTCTCTGTAACCTCATCTTCTGTACCTTCACGGGACGACTGCAAGACGGTGCCGCCTCTCACAGTGCGGCTTCACACCCGCAGCATGACAAAgtgtgtgacagaagaaggtcACGCCATAGCGGTGGGTGACATCGTGTGGGGGAAAATCCACGGCTTCCCCTGGTGGCCCGCACGCGTCCTGAGCATCAGCGGCACTCGCAAGCAGGAGACAGCCAGTTGCGAGGCCCAGTGGCCCCAAGCCAAGGTGGCGTGGTTCGGTTCACCCACAACCTCCCAGCTTTCTGTTGCCAAACTGTCGCCCTTCAGAGAGCTCTTCAGGTCCCGCTTCAACCGGAAGAAGAAAGGGATGTACCGGAGAGCTATCCTGGAGGCAGCCAAGGCCGTGGGTCACATGAGCCCGGAGATTACGTCACTGCTTTCTCACTGCGACACGTAGGTGAGTTCATAGCACTTACATGTGCCTGTATCACTTCTATGACTATGTTGGGCAAAGGGGTATACTataaactagagctgggcgatatgagattttttcatatcacgatatgtttttttcgtttcaggcgataacgatatctatcacgatataagccaaataactatatttgtaagatttaaatgtgccgttgctcacaagtaaaatgtgaaataatcagcagcttgtttttatttaagtatttatttcccataataagttcaacagggtagatgtacttaaggaacatgagactttttcagataaataaaggcaaatattgcaaactacacaaaaggcagccgctaaagcgtttaagtttcaaaatagaacaaacgaaacagactactaaattgtcaattccacttagaaacaaaatattaattctaaaaataaatcttagtttgttttacagaagaacagacaaaactgactaacttttgtcaatatcaaataaactgagaactaaaaggaaattctcaatctctccttgttgtatagctgagcttttcaaacagttttaacagttactttagtctgacaaaagctgaatgacgaattagcgcttccagtcagagactgaggctacgtccacacgtacacgggtatttttgaaaacagagattttccgttttcgttttaaaaaataatcccgtccacacataaagggagaaatgaaggaaaacgctgctatgaacatgccaaagcagcaggtggcgctagattcctaaccgtgcagaaatgttggccaatcagaagtctagaagcctcggtgggaaaaagtaaacaaagctggggcatagaagcagaaccgagtcgtgtgtgtggagggacagtaactgtgtgtatatgtaagcatttaaacactgcagagagtagaattaacagtattgtagaaattcatttcaccgaaacaataacgtggcgcacagtgtgacgcatgctccagtttattgtatttccagacttgctttcggcacaatttacagtgcacgctactctgttttttgtcagacttgaaatagccaaaataccttcacactacggaacttctatggctcttccgttcgacaatctctccgacgttggaaccatcatctgttttctcttcggtcacgctcggttgatttttctagtcggcacactcatttcctccattacgcgctggctccattacccgctggctgcttcccaaacaaacacacgtgcggcttggcacttgtgctgtacgtaacaagtcacgcgacgtgacgctgcggctgtgattggttcggctctgcgctacttaatttggattggctgaccttttttttttcttttttcttaagaggacaagagcggcgaggtctatcgcgatagcttaatttctctatcaagtaaaagttatatcgcgatacatatcgttatcgttctatcgcccagctctactataAACATAGAATATTATAGAAATCGTTACCGATCACctgcatttttttcaaacaatgtCTACATGGTAGATGAAGGAAATGCTTTAAGTGAACCTAAGAAGATAATACAAGCAGCCAGTTGGTGTTGTCGTTGTGTGCtcccccacaaaaaaacaaaacaaaaaaacaaggcccacacaaacacacggacCAACACCAACTGGCTGCTTGTATTTtagattgtattttatttttttagatgacaaaaaaaaactcgGTCTAGTCATCAGTGGCCCAACTGGTAGTTTTAATCACAATGATTGACTATGAGAAACAAGTCTGACTCAGCAAGAACAAATTACAGCACAGAGCTGGTGCAGATGAGCAAGAGCTGccagtgtagaaatgttggctgTGCAGACACAATACGGGCTGCATGCATGAGTCAGTTGATTGACAGTAAGTCGGCACGTTTCTCAGTTTTTcgcattttctgttttgttttgttttttttaatatgaaccttttctttcttaaacTATTAGAAATTGAGTAACTTTGATATTTGCATTGATTCTATGatttgacacccccccccccccccccccaaaaaaaagcgCACACACCAGAAAGAATATACAGCCAAGCTAAAAgtgtatgtttttaatttatttcaattGTGTCCCTCTTGATTgtatatatttctcctgtttgctaTTTATTCCTTTATATTTTATGCTGGAGCAGTTAGTATAGAGCCCCACAATTTTGTAGTACACGTGCAATGACAATTGTTAAATATTCCCTGTGCCTCTCCGGCTGTATTCACCAGCTCTTCCCTCAAATATCTGTGAAACCTGTAATTTGATGAGCATGTTAAACTTTAGGGCAGAATGCTgagctaaaagaaaaagagcttgTGCTCCAACCCGCTCTAGTACCAAACACTTTGAGCTGTGTCGTGCCAGCCTCGCTGCATTCACGTCCTGAAACAGGTGCTGTGTTTGAGGCAGCAGAGCAAACATTAACACAAGCTCTAATGAAGGCACAGGCTGTGCGGCTGCCTGTCAACAGGGATGGTTTGTTTAAAAGGCTCATTTCAGAAAAGGACTCGCATCAGGCTGTACTGCTTCAATTCAAGCAATCAGAGTGCATGACCAtaagttgtttcttttttttaaagtcatctcTTATTTTGTTGTCGTCCAAGTGTGGTGACCTAGCCTGGGTAGCCAAGCAGCAGGTTTCTCAACATACACtcaaatgttaaatattgtCTCTGAGTGATAGAAGGGGCAAACAGACCATTTCCAACCCCACTGTTTACTCTGTTACGAGCACAGCAGCCAAGAGGGAATTGGTTATAGCAGAGGATAAACAGTAAGGGGTTAAGGCAAGCCTATATTTGGTGCCTTTTCCAGACCTCATAAAGGAAgcgtttttcttcctctgtcagCTACACAGAGGTTTCACATGACTGATATAACATGTTGAGCACAACACCAAACGCACTGCTGATTCTTGCAGACTCAGTTAAAAATGACCTGCACCGGATGCATGACCTGCCTTGTTTGCTCATTGTCTATCCCCCTtttgcctctctctctttttttgcataGAGCCTGAGGACTGAAGACAAGTCTCCGAGGTTTTTCTGAATTCTCAGACTATGTCATCAAGACCCAGGAGGGAGTACGTGTGGTTGCCACGGCTACTATTTATACGCcctctcattttttattttattttcttttttctcacaaGGCTGGTGGAAAATGGCCGCCAAGGTGGAGTGTTCTTGAGACCGGATAAGGGAGCAAAAAATATAAAGGCCTGGCATCTCATGGTCTTCTTTGAACTATAAActattcctcctttttttttttttttttttttttttttcctttcctagATTTAATCATATTTCAATAGAGCCGAATAACAACACTACAAGGACCTGAATGTATTTATTGTCTGTAATGTTTTATTATGATCCAGTAAGTTCACCCTTTCTACTACAGTCTCGCAAAAACCTCCCAATCTGCTGCTGTCATTATCGCGGGCCTTGCCGCCGTCGTCGTTTGGCTCCAAGGTTCCCCTCCTCCAGCCAAGAAggctccccctcctcttcctccttcatccCTCGGAcacaagtttaaaaaggaaaaaaagtcttACCCCAAAACCTcttttcctctgaaaatgtgaaCAGCTCCATCCAGAGACAGTAGTGACTGTTTCCAGCTAGCGATCACAGTGTTTCATCCTCGTAGCCTTCCGCGACATTAGTTGGATTTGTGGATGTATTTATACTGAACTCTGTTCCTCTCCTGATTCATGTCGTGTctcttttccatttcattttctAACGTTACGAGTGTCATGTCGGCGTACTCTACCCCTCCCaacgcttttgttttttttgtttgttttttttccctgagaaccattattaattatttaaaagtgtcacgtttaagaaaaaaaaaagcactttatcTGTACCTTGGTGGCCTGCTGTAAGCTCACTGTCTGAAACACTATTGCGAGATACAGCCCTGTTAGGCTGCAGGGGAATTCAAAAGTCTTTGTGGTTGACTATCCATGGCCTTGGAGAtacaaaacaactttttttttttttttttttttttttttgtctttttagtcGTACAATTTCGGGGACACCAGACACAGATGGTTGTGTACACTGTATTCTCGCATTTTGACTTGGGTGCGTTTCTCTctcactacaaaaaaaattctccATGTTTTAACATTATCCACTGGATAAACATGGACGAACAAGCGCGTCAGAAGTCCCCTATGCATTATCAGTTAAAGCTTTATGAGTGACTttgggagaagaagaaaaaataacatgCTGTAAGAATACTGTGAATTCAACTGCTGAGTGTGCTGaagataaaaggaaaaaaacctgCTTGCTACTAGTTGGAGCAGTTATATTGAGACATCAGGCAAAAGCAGACAGACTGCGCCGCTGACCTTTAGTGACCTTTTGTGTTGAAAGCAGCACAGTTGGATTTAGAGGGGAAGGGAGGGAAAGGCG
It encodes:
- the pwwp2b gene encoding PWWP domain-containing protein 2B; protein product: MEAVAEELRAGSRVPVTIDQIVNDTLVVTLTYRERIYTGILLDCNKKTGLFCLPDFTTKLGDCQESKPASEIQEVLSEDSVSKSPSQVSHRPKDENTLPESSIPTPPLPCPVPTPVPAGQTPYPPYFEGAPFPQPLWVRHTYSQWVPQPPPRPIKRKKRRTREPGRMTISTIRLRPRQVLCEKCKNTLNSDEDSKDGMSNTKTSRKENSLQSDDDGYDKDTPNKLSRKEDTVTAKDTKRRENGTSLDSKRLRKDKRCEADGEKYPGTDVIPHSPVIKISYSTPQGKGEVMKIPARVHGSVKPFCPKQLVQNGVGENDKATSDATKEQRHILDATRSGLTVSIPKLKLTRPFANVGQDTPSPKIRLRPPQRDTEESVVEYDAELLGGTRRRSPRGPGPCLPHSEDSGEGKNSLELWSGSSGEEVDRGHSDLTLLINFRKRKADSSSLSVCSSDSLDESKSFSSDGTSPELCDLAPGEDLSVTSSSVPSRDDCKTVPPLTVRLHTRSMTKCVTEEGHAIAVGDIVWGKIHGFPWWPARVLSISGTRKQETASCEAQWPQAKVAWFGSPTTSQLSVAKLSPFRELFRSRFNRKKKGMYRRAILEAAKAVGHMSPEITSLLSHCDT